A genomic window from Populus alba chromosome 19, ASM523922v2, whole genome shotgun sequence includes:
- the LOC118038720 gene encoding ERAD-associated E3 ubiquitin-protein ligase HRD1B codes for MMRLRTYASLSLVGALAVTYHAFNSRGQFYPAMVYLSTSKITLVLLLNMGLVIMCILWQFIKRLFLGSLREAEVERLNEQSWRELMEILFAITIFRQDFSVTFLAMVTTLLLIKSLHWLAQKRVEYIETTPSVNWLSHVRIVSFLGFLFLLDSLFLYSSVKYLLETRQASVSLFFSFEYMILATTTVSTFVKYVFYVSDMLMEGQWEKKPIYTFYLEFVRDLLHLSMYLCFFLVIFMNYGVPLHLIRELYETLRNFKIRVADYIRYRKITSNMNDRFPDATAEEIDASDATCIICREEMTTAKKLLCGHLFHVHCLRSWLERQHTCPTCRALVVPPENGVNAAGGQHGAQPDTHQPETGTATSATRISAGGVADDSLSRNQVRLQAAAAAASVYEKSFTYPSANTIMWSPGYALVPQVQRPLAETTNMEPSGDQGVVGQPRLQFSIQGGPSNLTLPQLPHCVFVPFQAPGACVYQGERACNTPNSELEAQKNFLQHQIEVLQSQLQLLQKPETEESMLLAPTTSSDNKGKTVASSPSVSESGYHAEIGQTDDADTANNVDLKP; via the exons ATGATGCGGCTGCGCACATACGCGAGCCTCAGTTTGGTGGGTGCTCTAGCTGTAACTTATCATGCATTCAACAGTAGAGGCCAGTTTTACCCAGCTATGGTTTATTTATCCACCTCTAAGATCACTTTAGTCCTTCTTCTCAACATGGGTTTAGTCATTATGTGCATTTTATGGCAATTCATTAAGCGGCTATTCCTTGGTTCCCTCCGTGAAGCTGAAGTTGAGAGGTTGAATGAGCAGTCGTGGAGAGAGCTCATGGAAATTCTCTTTGCCATTACTATTTTTAGGCAGGACTTCTCCGTAACCTTTCTTGCCATGGTCACCACCTTGTTATTAATCAAGTCTCTGCATTGGTTGGCTCAAAAGAGGGTTGAATACATTGAGACAACACCATCTGTTAACTGGTTATCTCATGTTCGGATTGTTTCTTTTCTGGGTTTCCTTTTTCTCCTAGACAGCCTGTTTTTGTACAGTTCTGTAAAGTATTTGCTTGAAACAAGGCAGGCTTCAGTGTCTCTCTTCTTCTCGTTCGA GTACATGATACTGGCGACAACAACTGTGTCAACATTtgtaaaatatgttttctatGTGAGCGACATGCTTATGGAAGGACAATGGGAAAAAAAGCCTATTTACACCTTTTATTTGGAATTTGTTCGGGACTTGCTTCACTTGTCTATGTATCTGTGCTTCTTCCTTGTCATTTTCAT GAACTATGGTGTGCCTTTGCACTTAATACGGGAGCTTTATGAGACACTCAGGAATTTCAAAATTCGTGTTGCTGATTACATTCGTTATAGGAAGATCACTTCCAATATGAATGATCGGTTTCCAGATGCAACAGCTGAAGAGATTGATGC AAGTGATGCAACCTGTATTATTTGTCGTGAAGAGATGACCACAGCCAAGAAGTTATTATGTGGACATCTTTTTCATGTTCATTGTCTGCGTTCATGGTTGGAGCGACAACATACTTGCCCTACATGCAGAGCCCTAGTTGTACCACCTGAAAATGGTGTCAATGCAGCTGGAGGACAACATGGAGCACAACCAGATACTCACCAACCGG AAACTGGCACTGCAACATCTGCAACTCGGATTTCAGCTGGTGGAGTGGCTGATGATAGTTTGAGCAGGAATCAGGTCAGACTCCAAGCTGCTGCCGCTGCCGCTTCTGTATATGAGAAGTCATTCACATATCCTTCAGCAAACACTATAATGTG GTCACCTGGATATGCCTTAGTCCCTCAGGTTCAGAGGCCTTTGGCTGAAACCACCAATATGGAGCCAAGTGGAGATCAAGGTGTCGTTGGACAACCACGGCTGCAATTTTCTATCCAAGGTGGACCCTCAAACTTGACCTTGCCTCAACTTCCCCACTGTGTCTTTGTCCCCTTTCAGGCACCTGGTGCTTGTGTGTATCAGGGAGAGAGAGCGTGCAATACACCAAACTCTGAATTGGAAGCTCAGAAAAATTTTCTTCAACATCAGATTGAG GTCCTGCAAAGTCAGCTCCAACTACTACAGAAGCCGGAGACTGAGGAAAGCATGCTTTTGGCTCCCACAACATCTTCAGATAATAAAGGCAAGACTGTTGCATCATCACCCTCTGTATCAGAGTCTGGTTATCACGCAGAGATTGGCCAGACTGATGATGCTGACACAGCGAATAACGTAGATCTCAAGCCTTGA